GGAAGTATTATTTCTTTGGTATTTCTCCTGGGAAAGTCCCGTGTTTTGAAAACCATTGAAGGCTTGACTGACGGAGTGCGATGTAAGTTGGATGTAATTCCGGTTCTATGGTTTGTATTCCGAAAGCGCCTACTAGAGAGTCAGCAGCCATGGCAGAGATACGTGTAAAATCCATTAGACAAATTTTGAATTTCTGTTTATCCACCATTGGACCTACTTTGAGTAGACGATTTTTTCCAACTCCTCGCCCAAGCATACTGTTGATCCCGACGTGTGTAGGATGAACGCCTAACTCACAAAGTAGGTGGTACATATAGTCGATGTTAGTTCTATGCGTAATAGGGATTCCTGTGGTTTCTTTAATCAATTTTCTTATTTCTCTAGGTTGGAATTCTTCTTTTTGTTCTCTGTTCTCAGGGTCAACATCTTTCCATCGTTGGATTGAAGGGCGGTCTAGTGCGAATTTGGTGAGGAGTAAACCACATTCAAAAATATCTCTTTGAACCATCAGGGAAACCTGGTAGAAACCGGAGAAAAGTAAAGACCAAGCTGTTGAATAGTCATTAAACAAACGAGCTCCTATACCTCGAATAAGCAATTCATCATCATCTTTGTGCAGTCGTTCGACAGCTATGAGGTTAACTATGTTGATTGAATCATGAATAAGTTGAATGTGCTCCTGCCAATCAGGATTTTCGGCAATCATTACGATGGTTTTCTTTCTAACATCCTCATGTCCTTCAAGGAGGTTGGAAAGATTTTCTGGAATGGGAGGGATAATTGTCATCGATTGTTTTGCAACCAACGTTTTAATTCAGGGTTAACTTCATAAATGTAAATCTGTCCTCCTCCAACATATTCTGCTTTTATGTATTTTTCCCACTTTAAATGGGTAATAACATGGTCGATTATTACCTCTGGAACGTTTAAATGAGATGCTATTGAGAAGTTGTCTCCGCCATTTTTATTGACGATTGAAGCGACAGTTGATTTGAATATCGATTCGTAATCTTCTCGATATGCTTTGAGGTATGCGTCCATTCCCCATTCAGTTACATGAAAACAGAATCCTTTAGCTCCTTCACTATTGGAGCCAAGAAATTTCTTTAAATCGATAAGATTCCTTCTGTCAAGAATCTCTAGTGATTCCATCATTGCGTTGAAGTCTATTTCGAACGGCTGGACTGCTTCGAAGATTTCTTCTCCTTCAATGAGGTGAGCGTAACCTTGTTCAATAAGTCTTTCGCAAGACAACTTAAGTACTAAGTTGTCTAGTTTAGTTAAATCAGGTATTAGCTCAATTCTGGTTTGGGCATATTTAGGGGGTTCACCTAGTGGGGGCTTCTCCCGGTGTTCGTAAATTGAGTTGATTATTTCATTGAGTTCATCTTCGTAATCGTTAAGATCCTTAACCCTAACCCAGCGATATGGCTTTAAGCTCTCCGGAACTTCCTCGTCTTGTATGTCAAGGATTAACGGGATAAGTCTAATATTTTCATTTATCTTTTTAATAACACTGACATCTCGTTCAGCTTTAGGCCAAGGTTTCTCAATACTGTATTGAGAAAGGACTACAATCACGGCCTGAGTCTTCTTTATCCCCTCTTCGAATATCTTGTCGACAAGATTGTCACCTGCAAGTATTTCCCGTTTATCTAACCAGACGTCTATACCTTGAGCACGTAACCTCTTGTCTAAGTCTAAAACAAATCTGGTCTTATCTTCGCTAGCGTGACTGATAAAGACTTTCGGAGTCTCCATGTTCTAAGCATAGTTAAATTTAAGAGACTGTCAACCCTCTAACCCCGCCATATCACCTTATAGCGAACAGCTCACGGCTGACAGCTGACGGCAAGAGCGCGCTGACGCACGCATTGCAAAGATCAAATTTCAAATATCAAAATGAAACGGGGCAGACAGCTCACGGCAGACAGCAGGGAGGCGACTTCGTCGCCAATGCAAAAGTCAAACTGCAAATTGGCTCCGCAAGCGTTGTCCTTCGGTGCCACGCCTCTTCGAGGCTCGCAATGACGTCTTTAATCTACACCCTTGTTATCCTACTCACCCGGTTGACAGGCG
The DNA window shown above is from candidate division TA06 bacterium B3_TA06 and carries:
- a CDS encoding molecular chaperone Tir: METPKVFISHASEDKTRFVLDLDKRLRAQGIDVWLDKREILAGDNLVDKIFEEGIKKTQAVIVVLSQYSIEKPWPKAERDVSVIKKINENIRLIPLILDIQDEEVPESLKPYRWVRVKDLNDYEDELNEIINSIYEHREKPPLGEPPKYAQTRIELIPDLTKLDNLVLKLSCERLIEQGYAHLIEGEEIFEAVQPFEIDFNAMMESLEILDRRNLIDLKKFLGSNSEGAKGFCFHVTEWGMDAYLKAYREDYESIFKSTVASIVNKNGGDNFSIASHLNVPEVIIDHVITHLKWEKYIKAEYVGGGQIYIYEVNPELKRWLQNNR